The region CACTGCAACGACGGGTCGTCCGCGTGGTGCACGTCGTCCACGACGAGCACCACCGGCCGGTCGGTGGCGAGATCCAACAGTACGGAGCACCACTGCGCCACCGGCGCCGCGCTCGCCCGTTCCGCTGCCGCCGGCCCGGCTCCCGTTGCCGGTTCCGTCGGTGTCACCAGGCCGTCCCGGACGTTCCCGGGGAGCCCGGCACCGGCGAGCAACTGGCGCAGCACACCGAGCGGTACGCCGCGTTCCGCCCGCGAGCCGGTCGCGGTGAGCAGGAGCGGACCGTCCCGTGTCCACCGTTGGGTGAAGGCGTTCAACAGCGCGGTCTTCCCGCTGCCCGGGGCACCGCTGACCAGTACCGCGCCGCCGTTGCCCCGTACGCACTGCGCCCGCAGGTCCTCCAGTCGTGCCAGCTCAAGGTCCCGTTCGACCAGATCCATCCCGTGCTGCCTCCCTCGACCGGGCCCGCGTGTCCCGTCCACGGGCCCGCGCCGACGGTTCCGCCGCTGTCGCCGCTGTCGCCGCTCAGACGATGTGGACGTCGGGGACGTAGAGGATCCAGCGGCCGCCGTTCTCCCGGAAGCGCCGCTCCTTGGCCATGATCTCGTCGGCGTGGTTCCAGGCGAACAGCAGCGCGTAGTCGGGGTACGGGTTGCCGAACTCCTCGGGCGACAGCACCGGGATGTGCGAACCCGGGGTCAGTCGTCCCTGCTTCTCCGCGGTGGAGTCGAAGACGGCCGAGATCAGGTCCGGTCCGATGCCGCAGTAGTTCGCCACGGTCGCGCTCTTCGCGGTGGCCCCGTAACCGACGATGGTGTGGCCCTTCGAACGCAGGTCATGCAGCAGGGCGACCAGGTCGTCCCGGGTCCGGCTGATGTTCGCCGCGAACCGCTCGTACGTGTCCGGTGTGCCGAGCCCGAGGGCGTGCTCCCGGGCGAGCAGCTCCGCGACGGCGGGGTCGGGCTCCCGGGAGCCGGTACGGGCGACGGTGTACCGCACCGCGCCACCGTGTACGGACAGCCGCTCGGCGTTGATCAGCGAGAAGCCGTACGTGGCGGCCATCGCCTGGACCGACTGGATCGAGAAGAGATAGAAGTGCTCGTCGTAGATCTGGTCGAAGTAGGTGTGCTCGATGATGTCGCCGAGGTAGCGGTCCTCGAAGATGAACACCCCGTTCGGCGCGAGCAGCGCGTCCACGCCCCGGAAGATCGAGCCGATGTAGGCGATGTGGCT is a window of Micromonospora sp. NBC_01699 DNA encoding:
- a CDS encoding class I SAM-dependent methyltransferase codes for the protein MLGNDVPPTVAECRVCGGAVQECLDFGQQPVSSAFVDPDRADAEVFFRLAVGFCTTCTMVQQLEEVPRDQMFRLDYPYRSSGSAVMRKHFEQTARHLLETELTGPDPFAVEVGSNDGILLQDIANAGIRHLGVDPSGGAATVARAKGIRVRVEFFEETSARAIRAENGPADVIFSANTISHIAYIGSIFRGVDALLAPNGVFIFEDRYLGDIIEHTYFDQIYDEHFYLFSIQSVQAMAATYGFSLINAERLSVHGGAVRYTVARTGSREPDPAVAELLAREHALGLGTPDTYERFAANISRTRDDLVALLHDLRSKGHTIVGYGATAKSATVANYCGIGPDLISAVFDSTAEKQGRLTPGSHIPVLSPEEFGNPYPDYALLFAWNHADEIMAKERRFRENGGRWILYVPDVHIV